One Campylobacter pinnipediorum subsp. caledonicus genomic window carries:
- the gmk gene encoding guanylate kinase yields MKGQILIVSGPSGSGKSTLLNRLFKEEDNLYFSISSTTRPRRNGEREGVDYYFIDEDEFKYGIDNDEFLEWACVHKNYYGTSLKPVLKALNDGKIVVFDIDVQGFCIAREKLKNYITSVFVTTKNKDELEKRLQKRNTDSNETIKNRLTNAAVEMEHISEYDYFLINDDIEKSYMDLLSIVRSMRVKSSIVNITEVIDNWKNC; encoded by the coding sequence TTGAAGGGCCAAATACTGATAGTTTCAGGTCCAAGCGGAAGTGGGAAAAGCACACTTTTAAATAGACTCTTTAAAGAGGAGGATAATTTATATTTTTCTATATCAAGCACCACTAGACCAAGAAGAAATGGTGAGAGAGAAGGTGTTGATTATTATTTTATAGATGAAGATGAATTTAAATATGGTATAGATAATGATGAATTTTTAGAATGGGCCTGTGTTCACAAAAATTATTATGGTACTAGTTTAAAACCTGTTCTTAAAGCTTTAAATGATGGTAAAATAGTTGTTTTTGATATTGATGTTCAGGGTTTTTGTATAGCTCGAGAAAAACTTAAAAACTATATAACATCTGTATTTGTGACAACAAAGAACAAAGATGAATTAGAAAAAAGATTGCAAAAACGTAATACTGATTCTAATGAAACAATAAAAAATAGACTGACAAATGCTGCGGTAGAGATGGAGCATATATCAGAATATGATTATTTCTTAATAAATGATGATATAGAAAAAAGCTATATGGATTTACTGTCCATTGTGCGTTCTATGAGAGTTAAAAGTTCAATTGTTAATATAACAGAAGTTATTGATAACTGGAAAAATTGTTAA